One segment of Caldanaerobius polysaccharolyticus DSM 13641 DNA contains the following:
- a CDS encoding ABC transporter ATP-binding protein gives MASVVLKGVTKVYQGGVVAVKDFNLDIADREFIVLVGPSGCGKSTTLRMVAGLEEITEGELYIGDRLVNDVPPKDRDIAMVFQNYALYPHMTVYDNMAFGLKLRKMPRAEIDKRVKEAARILDIEHLLDRKPKALSGGQRQRVALGRAIVREPKVFLMDEPLSNLDAKLRVQMRTELSKLHERLQTTFIYVTHDQTEAMTMGDRIVVMKDGVIQQVAGPQELYDYPVNKFVAGFIGSPEMNFIDVKLVPKGDSVYAEFAGFSIKIPDGKVKKLKDRSYIGKDVVMGIRPEDIHDEEMFLEAYPEAVIDAKVEVVELMGAETFLYLNIKGNQMTARVDPRSRAKEGDLVKVGFDVNKIHLFDKDSEESILNR, from the coding sequence ATGGCAAGCGTTGTATTAAAAGGTGTGACCAAGGTATATCAAGGTGGAGTTGTAGCCGTTAAAGATTTTAATTTAGATATAGCTGATAGGGAATTTATCGTCTTGGTCGGCCCGTCAGGCTGTGGCAAGTCTACTACATTGAGGATGGTAGCTGGTCTCGAGGAGATAACTGAAGGAGAGCTTTATATTGGTGACCGTTTGGTAAACGATGTACCTCCTAAGGATAGGGATATAGCAATGGTTTTCCAGAATTATGCCCTTTACCCCCATATGACAGTATACGATAATATGGCTTTTGGGCTTAAGTTGAGAAAGATGCCGAGAGCGGAAATCGACAAAAGGGTAAAAGAGGCTGCCAGGATACTGGATATAGAGCATCTCCTGGATAGAAAGCCCAAGGCGCTATCCGGAGGTCAAAGGCAAAGGGTTGCCTTAGGGCGCGCTATTGTGAGAGAGCCCAAAGTATTTTTAATGGATGAGCCGTTGTCCAACCTGGATGCCAAGTTGAGGGTTCAGATGAGGACAGAGCTTAGCAAGCTGCACGAGAGGTTGCAGACTACTTTTATATACGTTACCCACGACCAGACCGAGGCTATGACCATGGGCGACAGGATTGTGGTCATGAAAGATGGCGTTATACAGCAAGTAGCAGGGCCACAGGAATTGTATGATTATCCTGTTAATAAGTTCGTGGCAGGTTTTATAGGCAGTCCTGAGATGAATTTCATCGATGTCAAATTGGTTCCTAAAGGCGACAGCGTGTATGCAGAGTTCGCGGGATTCTCAATAAAGATACCTGATGGCAAAGTCAAAAAGCTGAAAGATAGGTCTTACATCGGCAAAGATGTAGTAATGGGTATAAGGCCAGAGGATATTCACGACGAAGAGATGTTCCTGGAGGCGTACCCTGAGGCGGTTATAGATGCAAAGGTAGAGGTTGTGGAGTTGATGGGAGCTGAGACATTCCTGTATCTTAACATCAAAGGTAACCAGATGACCGCAAGGGTTGATCCCAGGAGCAGGGCAAAAGAAGGGGATCTCGTAAAGGTTGGATTTGACGTGAATAAGATCCACTTGTTTGACAAGGACTCCGAGGAGAGCATATTAAACAGGTAA
- the thrS gene encoding threonine--tRNA ligase — translation MNVTLKDGSVRQFSEGTSLQDIAVAVSPSLAKKALGAKVNGSIRDMSSTLDSDAVVEFLTFDDEEGMDIYRHTSAHILAQAVKRLYPDAKLAIGPAIENGFYYDFDIDHTFTPEDFDKIEEEMRQIVKEDLKIQRFELSRNEAIELMKSRNEPYKVELIEGLPDDATISFYRQGEFVDLCRGPHLPSTGYVKAIKLLSVAGAYWKGDEHNKMLQRIYGTSFDKKSKLDEYLNMLEEAKKRDHRKLGKELDLFSIQEEGPGFPFFHPKGMVIRNILEDFWRQEHAKRGYLEIKTPIILNEELWHRSGHWDHYKENMYFTKIDDQNYAIKPMNCPGAMLVYKTSMRSYRDLPLRLCELGLVHRHEKSGVLHGLMRVRCFTQDDAHIFMTPEQVKQEIIGVIDFVDYFYSIFGFEYTVELSTRPDDSMGTDEQWEAATSALVDAMNTKGIPYKVNEGDGAFYGPKLDFHLKDSIGRTWQCGTIQLDFQMPERFDLTYIGQDGEKHRPVMLHRVIYGSIERFIGILIEHYAGAFPLWLAPVQVRILPIADRHFEYAQKVSDDLKRIGVRVEVDMRNEKIGYKIREAQLQKIPYMLIIGDKEVENGTISVRSRKEGDMGSLVLDEFESRLKDEIDKKI, via the coding sequence ATCAACGTCACACTTAAGGATGGATCTGTACGGCAATTTAGCGAAGGGACATCCCTTCAGGATATTGCTGTGGCTGTAAGCCCCTCCCTTGCCAAAAAAGCCTTAGGTGCAAAAGTAAACGGCTCTATTAGGGATATGTCTTCTACGCTGGATAGCGATGCTGTGGTAGAGTTTTTGACCTTTGACGATGAAGAAGGCATGGATATCTACAGGCATACTTCTGCTCATATCCTGGCTCAGGCGGTAAAGAGGTTATACCCAGACGCCAAGTTGGCTATAGGGCCTGCTATTGAGAACGGGTTTTACTATGATTTTGACATTGACCATACTTTTACCCCTGAGGATTTTGATAAGATTGAAGAGGAAATGCGCCAGATCGTAAAGGAAGATCTTAAGATCCAGAGGTTTGAGTTGAGTCGCAATGAAGCGATCGAATTAATGAAAAGCAGAAATGAACCATACAAAGTAGAGCTCATAGAAGGTCTGCCGGACGATGCTACCATATCATTTTATAGGCAAGGGGAATTTGTAGACCTATGCCGAGGACCTCATCTGCCTTCCACCGGCTATGTTAAAGCGATAAAGCTTTTGTCAGTGGCAGGAGCCTATTGGAAAGGCGATGAACACAACAAAATGCTCCAAAGGATATACGGCACATCATTTGACAAAAAGTCAAAGCTGGATGAATACCTTAACATGCTAGAGGAGGCTAAAAAGAGGGACCACAGGAAGCTGGGCAAGGAGCTGGACCTTTTCAGTATACAGGAAGAAGGGCCTGGTTTTCCGTTCTTCCATCCTAAGGGCATGGTTATTCGAAATATATTGGAAGACTTTTGGAGACAGGAACACGCAAAGCGGGGATATCTGGAGATAAAGACGCCTATAATTTTAAATGAGGAATTATGGCACAGATCAGGGCACTGGGATCATTACAAGGAGAACATGTACTTTACTAAAATAGATGACCAGAATTACGCCATAAAGCCTATGAATTGCCCTGGCGCCATGCTGGTGTATAAGACCTCTATGCGAAGTTATAGGGATTTACCTTTGAGGCTATGTGAACTGGGGCTAGTGCACAGGCACGAGAAATCGGGGGTCCTCCACGGCTTGATGAGGGTTAGGTGCTTTACTCAAGACGATGCCCATATATTCATGACGCCAGAGCAGGTGAAGCAAGAGATAATAGGTGTTATAGATTTTGTGGATTACTTCTACTCTATTTTTGGCTTTGAGTATACCGTAGAGCTTTCTACCCGACCTGACGATTCTATGGGTACCGATGAGCAATGGGAGGCGGCCACAAGTGCCCTTGTGGATGCCATGAATACAAAAGGTATACCATATAAAGTAAACGAAGGCGATGGGGCGTTTTACGGTCCTAAACTGGATTTCCATTTAAAAGACAGCATAGGCAGGACGTGGCAGTGCGGGACCATTCAGCTGGATTTCCAGATGCCCGAGCGCTTTGACCTTACGTATATAGGGCAGGACGGTGAAAAGCATAGGCCTGTGATGCTGCACAGGGTTATATACGGTAGCATAGAGAGGTTTATAGGCATATTGATAGAACACTATGCTGGGGCTTTCCCGTTATGGTTGGCGCCGGTACAGGTCAGGATTTTGCCCATTGCCGACAGGCATTTTGAATACGCTCAAAAGGTGAGCGATGACCTTAAAAGGATAGGCGTAAGGGTAGAGGTAGACATGCGCAATGAAAAGATAGGCTATAAGATAAGGGAAGCTCAACTTCAGAAGATACCCTATATGCTTATTATAGGAGATAAAGAGGTCGAAAACGGTACAATTTCTGTGAGATCTCGAAAAGAAGGCGATATGGGATCACTTGTATTGGACGAATTTGAGAGCCGTTTAAAGGATGAAATAGACAAAAAAATATAA
- a CDS encoding DUF445 domain-containing protein, translated as MAVYQVIFMTAIGALIGWFTNYLAIKMLFHPLYPLTIPVVNYRIIGLIPKRRAELAKKIGDVVQDELVSVEEILDKLIENQQKDELVEHIKFKISKIVSERLPGILSAFKSVVVKYIDDIVETEFDKFFSEINRDFLKKVSQRVDVSRMVEEKINQFDIRELEEIIIKVANKELRGIIVLGGVLGLVIGFIQAILLVYF; from the coding sequence ATGGCGGTATATCAGGTTATTTTTATGACGGCAATTGGCGCTTTGATTGGCTGGTTTACAAATTACCTTGCTATTAAAATGCTTTTTCACCCTTTATATCCCCTGACGATTCCTGTGGTCAATTATCGGATAATAGGCTTAATACCTAAGAGGAGAGCTGAGCTCGCCAAAAAGATCGGCGACGTAGTTCAGGACGAGCTTGTATCTGTTGAGGAGATACTGGACAAGCTTATAGAGAATCAGCAAAAAGACGAGCTTGTAGAACATATAAAATTTAAGATATCCAAGATCGTATCTGAAAGATTGCCAGGTATTCTCTCTGCCTTTAAGTCCGTGGTTGTGAAGTACATCGACGATATAGTAGAAACCGAATTCGATAAATTTTTCAGCGAGATCAACAGGGATTTTTTAAAAAAAGTGAGCCAGAGGGTGGATGTTTCCCGCATGGTAGAAGAAAAAATAAATCAATTTGATATAAGAGAGCTAGAGGAGATTATAATAAAAGTGGCCAATAAGGAATTAAGAGGTATTATTGTTTTAGGTGGGGTTTTGGGCCTGGTTATAGGTTTTATACAGGCCATCCTATTAGTGTACTTTTAG
- the ytxC gene encoding putative sporulation protein YtxC — MHNGLTVMIPKDAIPVIDSFIEEIDMLKKRGLKVDYTNSVAGDNMVFVCTVKDKDEHRRDIFRQYMANILADIIIKHWEIKFIDKIIHKNYNYFSSEERFKILKNVYNILSEDNADFYWINKKAEIVNAMLEYFNTSDVLNLKGFVNFRLKEYISGLYDVVDRAVDDYLVEREYNEFIKLLKYFVELQESQYNIVHVLVSDDMRYVLIDENYKEIDNHLVESQGYLNRELSNEDVLISSLITIAPNRIYFHCSEAFDNDNFIGTLKSVFGEKVVICTGCDICNKVNSICKK, encoded by the coding sequence TTGCACAATGGTTTGACTGTGATGATTCCTAAAGACGCCATACCTGTTATAGATAGTTTTATAGAAGAAATAGACATGCTGAAAAAAAGAGGGCTGAAAGTGGATTATACCAATAGCGTTGCCGGCGATAATATGGTGTTTGTATGCACCGTCAAGGATAAAGATGAACACAGGCGAGATATTTTTAGACAGTACATGGCCAATATATTGGCGGATATTATAATAAAGCATTGGGAAATAAAGTTTATAGATAAGATCATCCACAAAAATTACAACTATTTTTCCTCTGAAGAGAGGTTTAAAATATTAAAAAATGTGTACAACATCTTAAGCGAAGATAACGCCGATTTTTACTGGATAAACAAAAAAGCTGAGATCGTCAATGCTATGTTGGAATACTTTAACACCAGTGATGTATTAAACTTAAAAGGATTTGTCAATTTCAGGCTTAAAGAGTATATAAGCGGCTTATACGATGTAGTGGATAGAGCTGTTGACGATTACCTTGTGGAGAGAGAGTATAACGAGTTTATAAAGCTGTTAAAATATTTTGTGGAATTGCAGGAATCACAGTATAATATCGTGCACGTGCTGGTAAGCGATGATATGCGCTACGTATTAATCGACGAAAATTACAAAGAAATAGATAACCACCTTGTGGAGAGCCAGGGATATCTAAACAGAGAGTTAAGCAACGAGGATGTGCTCATAAGCTCTCTTATAACCATTGCGCCTAACAGAATATATTTCCATTGCTCTGAAGCTTTTGACAACGACAATTTTATAGGCACATTAAAAAGCGTATTTGGAGAAAAGGTGGTTATTTGTACTGGCTGTGATATATGCAACAAAGTTAATAGCATATGCAAAAAATAA
- a CDS encoding DUF6873 family GME fold protein — MSDYITAPNLPSRRIRLAVIDGRAKSVGKTLSRMGVEVIYTCRHHALYDAVSYHPDMVMHHLGGRDIVVAPDTDESFVYKLERHGFNVIAGKTFLSRNYPGDIAYNVARIGDIAFHNTRYTDRVLKCELEKRGVRLVHVRQGYAKCSICVVDEKAIITQDVGIAKKALQFGIEVLLVPPGNIKLYELDYGFIGGATGLISKKCMGISGNISLYDHRKEVLNFLHKKGISIVSLDCDEIVDIGSIIPLME, encoded by the coding sequence ATGTCTGATTATATAACGGCCCCCAATTTGCCTTCGCGCCGTATAAGATTGGCTGTTATTGACGGAAGGGCCAAAAGTGTGGGGAAAACATTGAGTAGAATGGGCGTTGAGGTCATCTACACTTGCAGGCACCACGCTTTGTATGATGCCGTATCTTATCATCCTGATATGGTGATGCATCACTTGGGTGGCAGAGATATCGTTGTAGCGCCAGATACAGACGAAAGTTTTGTGTACAAACTGGAACGGCATGGCTTTAATGTTATTGCAGGAAAGACATTTCTGTCTAGAAACTATCCTGGAGATATAGCATATAATGTAGCGAGAATTGGGGATATAGCTTTCCACAATACAAGATATACCGATAGAGTGCTGAAATGCGAATTGGAAAAACGTGGTGTTAGGTTGGTTCACGTAAGGCAGGGATACGCCAAGTGCTCGATATGTGTGGTTGACGAGAAGGCAATTATTACACAGGATGTGGGTATCGCAAAAAAAGCATTGCAGTTTGGCATAGAAGTTTTGCTGGTGCCGCCGGGTAATATAAAGTTGTATGAGCTCGATTATGGTTTTATCGGTGGCGCAACAGGACTGATATCTAAAAAATGCATGGGTATATCGGGGAATATATCGCTATATGATCATAGAAAAGAAGTTTTGAATTTTTTACATAAAAAAGGTATTTCCATTGTAAGTTTGGATTGCGATGAAATAGTAGACATAGGTTCTATTATTCCACTGATGGAATAG
- a CDS encoding polysaccharide deacetylase family protein produces the protein MEDRAKKYLLVVLFITIIAFSAKTFMRTAYLTKKAPAPLHKPTSYALEVPVLGYHAFASTSQEYKYRKNAYVLPIELFDKQMKYLYENGYKTVTLPDLEGFLEHKKLLPPKSVAITMDDGYENNYTLAYPILKKYRFNATVFIIGAYIRKDGTKSKSPFPLLTYSEMRNSEDVFSFGYHTYNLHRVIHHKPALIMASRSQILNDLEEEKQLFSSYNWVPYLAYPYGRYNDNVIQALKKAGIRMAFTTTEGDVKPGDNPYTLKRHMITPYVSMDEFKVMVGNGSYEEKLKVRFRHILSRVHKVIKVI, from the coding sequence ATGGAGGACAGGGCAAAAAAATACCTCTTGGTGGTGCTTTTCATCACGATAATCGCCTTTAGCGCTAAAACCTTTATGCGAACAGCATATCTAACAAAGAAAGCGCCGGCTCCGTTGCATAAACCGACATCTTATGCATTGGAAGTACCGGTGCTAGGCTATCACGCTTTTGCATCAACCAGCCAAGAGTACAAATACAGGAAAAACGCGTACGTATTGCCCATTGAACTTTTCGACAAGCAGATGAAATACCTGTACGAAAATGGATATAAAACCGTCACCTTGCCAGACCTAGAAGGCTTCTTAGAGCACAAGAAGCTATTACCTCCAAAAAGCGTAGCGATAACCATGGACGATGGATACGAGAACAATTATACGCTGGCGTACCCTATTCTAAAAAAATACCGTTTCAATGCTACTGTATTTATAATCGGAGCGTATATCCGAAAAGACGGAACAAAAAGCAAATCCCCATTTCCCCTTCTAACATATAGTGAGATGAGGAATAGCGAAGATGTATTTTCTTTTGGTTACCATACGTACAATCTGCATCGCGTCATACACCACAAACCAGCTCTTATCATGGCCAGTAGAAGTCAAATCTTAAATGACCTGGAAGAAGAGAAGCAATTGTTTTCAAGCTACAACTGGGTACCCTATTTAGCTTATCCCTACGGCAGGTACAATGATAACGTAATTCAAGCTTTAAAAAAGGCGGGCATAAGGATGGCATTTACCACTACAGAAGGCGATGTAAAGCCCGGTGACAACCCCTATACGCTAAAAAGGCACATGATAACGCCATATGTCTCTATGGATGAATTTAAAGTCATGGTAGGAAACGGCTCCTATGAAGAAAAACTAAAAGTGCGCTTTAGGCACATTTTAAGCCGCGTGCATAAAGTGATAAAAGTGATATAA
- a CDS encoding phosphodiester glycosidase family protein: MGSRITLKNAILFIIFEMLFTSVTLPYLIFYGPFTHVRDTVVTTAMTTFKHQYIATLFLPKDVIDKILASNSSGIKSGSTDKNLINFKNNHDNAIDLYNISGKHFKGKLLLIHDPTRIKVGYSAYIPKKGETTSSIAKRNGAIAAINAGGFVDDGMKGTGGTPQGIIIHNGKIVYSTYTNSNDNVSLIGFTSDGKLLVGHYKYSVIPLLSIKEAVSFGPALIIDGKPMIQKGDGGWGIAPRTAIGQRKDGTVIFLVIDGRSIKSVGATLKDVQDIMLKFGAYNAVNLDGGSSTTMYFKGKVINNPSDALGERMVPTIFYAK, encoded by the coding sequence ATGGGCAGCAGAATAACACTGAAGAACGCTATATTGTTTATCATTTTTGAAATGCTTTTTACATCAGTTACATTACCGTATTTAATATTCTACGGGCCGTTTACCCATGTTCGTGACACCGTGGTTACAACTGCCATGACTACATTTAAACACCAGTATATCGCCACACTTTTTTTACCTAAGGACGTCATTGACAAGATTCTAGCAAGTAATTCCAGTGGGATCAAAAGTGGATCTACTGACAAAAACCTCATTAACTTTAAAAACAACCACGACAATGCCATTGATCTATACAATATAAGCGGAAAACACTTTAAAGGAAAACTTTTATTGATCCACGATCCCACAAGGATAAAAGTGGGATATTCAGCGTATATACCCAAAAAAGGTGAAACCACTAGCTCCATCGCAAAAAGAAACGGAGCCATTGCCGCCATAAACGCAGGAGGATTTGTAGATGACGGTATGAAAGGCACAGGTGGCACACCACAAGGCATCATAATACATAACGGCAAAATCGTGTACAGCACGTACACAAACTCCAACGACAACGTCAGTTTAATAGGGTTTACTTCTGATGGCAAGTTGCTGGTAGGTCATTACAAATACAGCGTTATACCGCTTCTATCTATTAAAGAAGCAGTGAGCTTTGGCCCTGCGTTGATCATCGATGGCAAGCCTATGATTCAAAAAGGCGATGGCGGTTGGGGAATAGCTCCCAGAACTGCAATAGGCCAGAGAAAAGATGGCACAGTTATATTTTTAGTCATTGACGGCAGATCTATAAAATCTGTAGGAGCGACTTTAAAGGACGTGCAGGACATCATGCTAAAGTTCGGCGCATATAATGCGGTCAACTTAGATGGCGGCTCGTCTACGACCATGTACTTTAAAGGCAAGGTGATCAACAATCCTTCTGATGCGCTGGGGGAAAGAATGGTGCCTACCATATTTTACGCCAAATGA
- the polX gene encoding DNA polymerase/3'-5' exonuclease PolX: protein MDKKLIVNILNEIGLLLDLKGESPFKSRAYYNAARIIETLDRDIEQLVKEGKLKEVKGIGDALNRKLTELVTTGRLEYYESLKASIPSGLIEMMKIPGLGPKKIRALYEKLNITSVRELEYACLENRLVELQGFGEKTQKKIYDGIQFLKQYTGQHLYVEALDEANRLKEYLERTGLLSMCDIAGSLRRKKEIVKDVDILAVADSPEKLMDAFIAYEGVKEVVARGNTKSSVLLYSGINADLRVIKHEEYPYALHHFTGSKEHNTAMRHRAKQMGLKMNEYGLYSGDDLIVCKTEEEIFNALHMSYIPPELRENMGEIQAAERGDIPLLVEDRDIKGVFHVHTTYSDGSDSLYDMVQAARSLGYKYIGITDHSISAFYARGLDEEALLRQFEEIEQINREFEDIIVLKGIESDILPDGSLDYDEDILKKFDFVVASVHSHFNMSREDMTRRLVKAVENRYTKIIGHCSGRLLLAREGYDFDVYEVIDAAARCNKVIEINANPYRLDLDWRYVKYAKDKGVKLAINPDAHSVQGLKDIKYGIGIARKGWLEAKDVLNTYEIDEVMRILNGRM, encoded by the coding sequence ATGGATAAAAAGCTTATCGTAAATATCCTCAATGAGATAGGGCTTTTGCTGGACTTAAAAGGGGAAAGCCCTTTTAAGTCCAGGGCTTATTATAATGCTGCCAGGATTATTGAGACGCTGGATCGGGATATAGAACAGCTTGTAAAAGAAGGTAAATTAAAAGAGGTCAAAGGGATAGGGGACGCCCTTAACAGGAAGTTGACAGAATTGGTTACAACGGGAAGGTTGGAGTACTATGAAAGCCTAAAAGCGTCCATTCCTTCAGGGCTTATTGAGATGATGAAAATACCAGGGCTGGGACCTAAAAAGATTAGGGCGCTATATGAGAAGCTCAATATAACCAGTGTGAGAGAGCTGGAATACGCTTGTTTAGAGAATAGGCTTGTGGAATTACAGGGATTTGGTGAAAAAACGCAGAAGAAGATATACGACGGCATCCAGTTTCTAAAACAGTACACAGGTCAGCACTTGTATGTAGAGGCGCTGGATGAAGCTAACAGGTTAAAAGAGTATCTGGAAAGAACGGGGCTTTTATCGATGTGTGATATAGCGGGAAGTTTGAGGCGAAAAAAAGAAATTGTAAAGGACGTGGACATACTAGCTGTTGCGGATTCACCTGAGAAATTAATGGATGCGTTTATTGCTTATGAAGGTGTAAAGGAAGTTGTAGCGCGGGGAAATACTAAATCCAGCGTTCTTTTGTACTCGGGTATAAACGCCGATCTCCGTGTTATAAAGCACGAAGAATATCCGTATGCCCTCCATCACTTTACAGGCAGTAAAGAACATAATACCGCCATGAGGCACAGGGCAAAGCAGATGGGGCTTAAAATGAATGAGTACGGCTTGTACTCTGGAGATGATCTTATAGTATGCAAAACAGAAGAAGAAATTTTCAATGCGCTACACATGTCCTATATTCCTCCTGAGCTCAGAGAAAACATGGGAGAGATCCAAGCCGCAGAGAGAGGGGATATACCTTTATTGGTTGAAGATCGCGATATAAAAGGGGTTTTTCACGTCCACACAACCTATAGTGATGGCTCCGATTCGCTTTATGATATGGTACAAGCAGCGAGATCCTTGGGATATAAGTACATCGGCATTACGGACCACAGCATATCGGCATTTTATGCGAGGGGGCTTGACGAGGAAGCTTTATTGAGGCAATTTGAGGAAATCGAGCAAATTAACAGAGAATTTGAGGATATAATAGTATTAAAAGGCATTGAGTCAGATATTTTACCTGATGGCTCATTGGACTACGATGAAGATATTCTAAAGAAATTTGATTTTGTAGTAGCGTCGGTTCATTCCCATTTTAACATGAGCAGGGAAGATATGACCAGAAGATTGGTAAAAGCCGTAGAAAACAGGTATACAAAAATCATAGGACACTGTTCAGGAAGGTTGTTGCTAGCCAGAGAGGGCTACGATTTTGATGTGTACGAGGTCATCGATGCGGCAGCGCGATGTAACAAAGTGATCGAGATCAATGCCAATCCGTACAGACTGGATCTGGATTGGCGTTATGTTAAGTATGCAAAGGATAAAGGCGTTAAATTGGCTATAAATCCCGATGCCCATAGCGTACAGGGATTAAAGGATATAAAATACGGCATAGGTATTGCTCGCAAAGGGTGGCTGGAGGCTAAAGACGTTTTAAACACCTATGAAATAGATGAGGTAATGAGGATCTTAAACGGCAGGATGTAA
- a CDS encoding flavin reductase family protein, translating to MIKEVPYNQYMVEVDKKLTSRGIFLTSKADKINTMVIGWGGITFFWGRPVFLVAVRKSRYTHQLIEQSGEFTVSVPGEKDLKEALRFCGSKSGRDYDKFKECDLTALPGQKVSVPVIGQCSLHYECKVVYKQDMIPENLNAELNRRWYPDYHTMYFGEIVACYLTDENF from the coding sequence GTGATAAAGGAAGTTCCATACAATCAGTACATGGTGGAAGTTGATAAAAAGCTTACATCGAGAGGTATCTTTTTAACTTCAAAAGCGGATAAGATAAACACCATGGTTATAGGTTGGGGCGGCATTACGTTTTTCTGGGGGAGGCCTGTTTTTTTGGTTGCTGTAAGAAAGTCGCGCTATACCCATCAACTTATAGAGCAATCTGGTGAGTTTACGGTAAGTGTTCCAGGAGAGAAAGACTTAAAAGAAGCATTGCGCTTCTGCGGTTCAAAGTCAGGAAGAGATTACGATAAATTTAAAGAGTGCGATCTTACGGCGTTGCCCGGGCAAAAAGTAAGCGTACCTGTTATAGGCCAGTGCTCTTTGCACTATGAATGCAAAGTAGTATACAAGCAAGATATGATACCTGAGAACCTAAACGCTGAGCTAAATCGCAGATGGTATCCTGATTACCATACCATGTATTTTGGCGAAATAGTGGCATGTTACTTAACTGACGAAAATTTCTAG
- a CDS encoding PPC domain-containing DNA-binding protein, with protein MEYFTAPKIGRVFVLRLDQGDYVLESINDFIKKENIKDAVVVSAIGTLDYCVLHMVTTTGYPAVEHFERWEDKPLELSSIDGVIADGKPHLHAVVSDKEKAYSGHLEEGCRVLYLAEIVIVELVGANLSRIYDENHILKLSSNNK; from the coding sequence ATGGAGTATTTTACCGCACCTAAAATTGGAAGAGTATTTGTTTTAAGATTGGATCAGGGAGATTATGTTTTGGAGAGCATAAATGATTTTATAAAAAAAGAGAATATTAAGGATGCAGTAGTAGTATCGGCCATTGGCACATTAGATTACTGTGTCTTACATATGGTGACGACCACAGGTTATCCAGCTGTTGAACACTTTGAGAGGTGGGAGGATAAACCGCTGGAGCTTTCTTCCATAGACGGGGTAATAGCGGATGGCAAGCCCCATTTACACGCCGTGGTATCGGACAAAGAAAAAGCTTATTCCGGGCATCTGGAAGAAGGTTGCAGGGTTCTGTATTTGGCGGAGATAGTGATTGTAGAACTGGTAGGAGCCAATCTATCAAGGATTTACGATGAAAACCATATATTAAAATTGAGTTCAAATAATAAGTGA
- a CDS encoding RraA family protein gives MESKMSKENRELLELFKGLRVSDVRDGMDWNMMHHYGSMSYEIRPLFRTRVVGIARTARYVPYEKPVPMMSPEEYTEWVKWYYKEVCYDPWMNDIEPGDFIVIDQSGVDVGILGSNNSLAGMIKGARGYVTNGGVRDTDELILEKVPVWSKFISQKMDQGRIRFDAKDIPVSVGGVTVYPGDVIVADGDGVIVVPRKMAYDVAKYARQELEKDKASRRKLYEQLGWEPDETVL, from the coding sequence ATGGAATCTAAAATGTCAAAGGAGAACCGGGAACTGTTAGAGCTCTTTAAAGGCCTTAGGGTTTCTGATGTAAGGGATGGGATGGACTGGAACATGATGCATCACTACGGCAGCATGTCTTACGAGATAAGGCCCTTGTTTAGGACCAGGGTAGTGGGAATAGCCAGAACCGCAAGGTATGTGCCCTATGAAAAGCCTGTTCCTATGATGTCCCCTGAAGAGTACACCGAATGGGTTAAATGGTACTATAAAGAGGTGTGCTATGACCCATGGATGAACGATATTGAACCCGGTGACTTCATAGTGATCGATCAAAGCGGTGTAGACGTAGGCATCCTGGGTTCCAACAACTCTCTTGCGGGAATGATAAAAGGGGCCAGGGGATATGTGACTAACGGCGGCGTTAGGGATACAGACGAGTTAATTTTAGAAAAAGTTCCCGTATGGTCGAAGTTTATTTCGCAGAAGATGGATCAGGGCAGAATACGATTTGACGCAAAGGATATTCCGGTAAGTGTTGGGGGGGTTACGGTGTATCCTGGCGATGTGATAGTAGCGGATGGAGACGGCGTTATAGTTGTTCCACGCAAAATGGCCTATGATGTAGCTAAGTACGCCAGGCAGGAGCTGGAGAAAGATAAAGCCAGCAGGAGAAAACTCTACGAACAGCTGGGATGGGAGCCAGACGAGACGGTGTTATAA